Genomic segment of Candidatus Cloacimonadota bacterium:
TAAACTAGTATTAAAGATTATTAGTCGTTTAATTAAGGATAAGCTTTCCTTGCAATCGGAAGTATTAATAGGGCGCACCGTAAAATATGTGTTGTATCTGATATTGCTTGTGATGGTTCTCAATGAATTTGGTTTCAAGATATCTGCCTTGTTAGGGGCTGCAGGAATATTTGGGGTTGCCATTGGCTTTGCCTCACAGACTTCTGTATCAAATATTATCAGTGGAATCTTTCTTATCTCCGAAAAACCATTTATGATAGGTGATGTAGTTGAAGTTGTCGGTAATTTGGGATCAATTGAATCCATAGATCTTTTATCGATAAAGCTCAAGACATTTGACGGTCGCTATGTACGAATTCCCAACGAGACCATGATCAAGAATGATGTGACTAACTTAACCAGATTTGATATCCGAAGGGCTCAATTTGTAGTAGGTGTAGCCTATAAAGAGGACGTACGAAAAGTTCTGGAAATATTAAAAGATATTGCCGAAAACATGCCAGATGCCTTGAAAGATCCAGCGCCACTTATTCAGTTAGATGGTTTTGGTGATTCCAGTATAGATATCAACTTTGGCGTATGGACGGCAACATCTAATGTAATTGATATGAAAACACAACTAATGTTAGCAGTAAAAGAACGTTTTGATAAAGAAGGCATAGAGATTCGTTTCCCACATATATCTATTTATGCGGGAGAAGCATCCGAACCTATAAAGATACAAACAACATCAAAGGAAGTATAAGAGAAACATGAGCAACAAACCCCCGATTAAAGCCGTGATATTTGATCTTGACGGTACTTTGCTGGATACTCTTCAAGATATTGCCGGAGCCACTAACAAAGGTTTGGCAGATATGGGTTATCCAGAACATCCCTTGGACGCTTTTAAGCGATTTGTAGGCAATGGGCAAAACGAACTTGTAAAGCGTGCCTTACCCGAGAAGCATCGTAATTCTCAAGATATCAAAACTCTAGCTAAAAAATTCTGGGACTACTATGATATTGAATGGTATCTTAATACCAAACCGTATCCTGGAGTTTTGTACATGATTCAACTTGCAGTAGCTCGTAAAATCAAGCTTGCAATTCTATCGAATAAAGCCCATTATTTCACTAAGAAAATGATCCGCCATTTTTTCCGCGGAGCAATGATTCGTCATACCAAGAATCCTTTTGGTGTATACAGTGGCGA
This window contains:
- a CDS encoding mechanosensitive ion channel family protein, with amino-acid sequence MYELATLNVITDFATPERISLAVRVLLMLIIGIPVIKLVLKIISRLIKDKLSLQSEVLIGRTVKYVLYLILLVMVLNEFGFKISALLGAAGIFGVAIGFASQTSVSNIISGIFLISEKPFMIGDVVEVVGNLGSIESIDLLSIKLKTFDGRYVRIPNETMIKNDVTNLTRFDIRRAQFVVGVAYKEDVRKVLEILKDIAENMPDALKDPAPLIQLDGFGDSSIDINFGVWTATSNVIDMKTQLMLAVKERFDKEGIEIRFPHISIYAGEASEPIKIQTTSKEV
- a CDS encoding HAD family hydrolase — translated: MSNKPPIKAVIFDLDGTLLDTLQDIAGATNKGLADMGYPEHPLDAFKRFVGNGQNELVKRALPEKHRNSQDIKTLAKKFWDYYDIEWYLNTKPYPGVLYMIQLAVARKIKLAILSNKAHYFTKKMIRHFFRGAMIRHTKNPFGVYSGEQVNIATKPDPTLALELAQKLKIDPCQIALVGDMPVDIQTAGNAGMIAIGAAWGFAGKDALIAAGAEMVFDTPTDLANYLETQPII